A genomic stretch from Arachis stenosperma cultivar V10309 chromosome 3, arast.V10309.gnm1.PFL2, whole genome shotgun sequence includes:
- the LOC130967798 gene encoding uncharacterized protein LOC130967798, whose product MYQRLEIPKDVDENCWHRDPASRPTFRELLEKLRELQIKDETPSDDGWTEELNLYIVTTAVYGGMCMGVLTVLGDLMMGPFGTGAEIMLCELAQALEKEHDL is encoded by the exons ATGTATCAACGACTTGAAATTCCAAAAGATGTTGATGAGAACTGCTGGCATCG TGATCCAGCTTCCCGTCCAACATTCCGGGAACTACTTGAGAAGCTTAGAGAGCTGCAAATTAAAGACG AAACACCAAGTGACGATGGCTGGACAGAGGAACTGAATCTCTATATAGTTACTACTGCAGTTTATGGTGGAATGTGCATGGGGGTATTAACTGTGCTTGGAGACTTGATGATGGGTCCATTTGGCACAGGAGCTGAGATCATGCTTTGTGAGTTGGCTCAGGCATTAGAGAAGGAACATGACCTCTGA